The nucleotide sequence GCCCCTTTGGAGCCTGCACTGTAGGTACCCGGTTGTTGCACCGGCACGCGCCCGCCGGTCACCGCGATGGTGGTCCAAACGCCCAAGGGCACGGCCACGGTGGTGGCTAAACGCTGTGTGCCAGGGTTGGGCAGATTGCCCCGCGCGTTGTCGGGCAGGCTAGCCACATCGACTTCAAGCTCCAAGACAGCAGGTGCTGCACCGCCGGGCCAACGCACCAAGGCACTGATGCTTTGGCCGGTATCAGCCCAGGTCAGCGACTGACTCAAGCCTTGGCCTTGGGTGCTGCTGCTGTCGCCATTGCTTGCCGCCGATGCGCTAGAGCTCGTGACTGCGGATTTAACCCATTGCACTGGCACGGCGGCGTTGAGCTTGAGTTGTGCACGCTCCCCATTCATGACAAACACCTTTTGTACTTCTGGCAGGTCTTCATGGGTGGCAAGTGTTCGCACGGTGTTGGCGGAACTTGGGGGGTAGCGCTGAGCAGCTTGCTCTTCGCTTAGCACCCACAACTCTACGGTCATGTTGCGCTGTGGCAATTTGGCCAACGCGCTGCTGGCTCCAAACGCTACCAGCAACAACACCAGCGCAGCGGCTGGGCGCTTACCAAAAGCAGCGAAGAACGTGTGCAAACGGGCCATAGTCCAGCATACGCGTTTTCGGCTGCAATCTCTAGAACAACTTGCGGGGCAAACTGAGCGCTTTTTCAAGGCACACTGTGCGATGTATATCGCTAATGGCCAAGGCATGTGGAGTGCTTTAAACGTGGCCTATCACTTTTTTACGTATTTCTTTTCAAGAGGAGTTTGCTATGTCCCGTGAAGTCGTCGTCGTCAGCGCTGTGCGCACCGCCATTGGTACCTTTGGGGGCAGCCTCAAAGACACTCCCGCCACCGACCTGGCTGCACACGTGGTGCGCGAATCACTAGCCCGCGCCAATGTTGAAGGCAAAGACGTGGGCCACGTTGTGTTCGGCCATGTGGTCAACACCGAGCCCAAGGACATGTACCTCAGCCGCGTCGCTGCCATCAACGGCGGCTGCGCCCAGGAAACCCCGGCTTACAACGTGAACCGCCTGTGCGGCTCGGGCCTGCAGGCCATTGTGAACGCCAGCCAGAGCATTCTGCTGGGCGATGCCGAGGTAGCCATTGGCGGTGGCGCCGAAAACATGAGCCGCGCGCCCTTTGCTTCCCTGAACATGCGCTGGGGTGCCCGCATGGGTGACACCAAGATGGTGGACATGATGATAGGCGCCCTGCACGACCCCTTCCACGCGATTCACATGGGTGTCACGGCCGAAAACATTGCCGCCAAATGGGGCATCAGCCGTGAAGAGCAAGACGCACTGGCCGTGGAAAGCCACCAGCGCGCCCAGAAGGCCACAGCCGCTGGCTACTTCACCAGCCAAATCACGCCTGTCATGCTCAAGAGCAAAAAAGGCGAAGTGGCCTACGCTACCGACGAGCATTTCCGCCCCGACTGCAAGCTCGACGACATGAGCAAGCTCAAGCCCGTCTTCATCAAAGAAAACGGCACCGTGACCGCGGGTAACGCCTCCGGCATCAATGACGCCGCGGCCGCCGTGGTACTGATGGAAAAGCGCGTGGCGCAGGCGCGCGGCCTCAAACCCTTGGCCCGCTTGGTGGCCTATGCCCATGCGGGCGTGGACCCCAAGTACATGGGCATAGGCCCGGTGCCCGCGTCCAAATTGTCCTTGCAAAAAGCCGGTTTGACGGTGCACGACCTCGACGTGATTGAAGCCAACGAAGCATTTGCAGCCCAAGCCTGCGCGGTCACCAAAGACCTAGGATTGGACCCCGCCAAGGTCAACCCCAACGGCTCCGGCATCTCGCTGGGTCACCCCATCGGTGCCACTGGCGCAGTGATTACTGTGAAGGCTTTGTATGAGCTGGAGCGCATCAATGGCCGCTACGCGCTGGTGACCATGTGCATTGGTGGTGGACAAGGCATTGCAGCCATCTTTGAGCGCGAACGGCAATAAGCCTGAGTCGACCCGCGCAGTTCGCTATTATTTAAATAGCAAACTGCGCTTATGGAATGGGCGGCTGCAGCCCTTTTGACCTTGCGGTGTTCTAAAAATCCGGCTCACAGACTTTGATCTGGTTTCGGCCACTGCGTTTGGCGTCGTAGAGGGCATCGTCTGCCTGTTTCACCACCCTGTCGGAGACCATGCCCACATGCCACTGGGCAATGCCGCAGGAGAACGTATTGGTAAACGTGCCCGTGTCATGGGGGTGCGAAATATGGCTGAAGTCTGCACGGATTGCGTCTAAAAATTGCCGCGCGTGGGCCAAAGAAGTGCCAGGCAACACCACCAAGAACTCTTCACCACCGTAGCGGCCCACCGCATCGGTTTTGCGAAGGCGCTGCTTGAGCAACCACGCCAGGCTGCGTATCACCTGATCGCCCGCGGGGTGTCCATAGCTGTCGTTCACCTTTTTAAAGTAGTCGATATCGACCATAGCCACACACAATGCCGTGCCTTGCGCCAACGCACTGCGAATGGCCGTGTCCACTTGCTGCTTGGAGGAGGTGTGGTTGAGCAGCCCGGTCAGGCTGTCTTGGTACATGGTGCGCCGCAGGCTGCGATAGCGCTCAATCTTGCTCTTGACCACCGCGTTCAAGACCACGGGGTTAAACGGCTTGGTCAAAAAGTGGTCGCCCCCCATGCGCAAGGCGTCCACTTGCAAAGCCACATTGGTTTCGCCCGACAGGTAGACAACGGGGATGGACAAAAACTCTGCATGCTGGCGAATCACCCGTGTCACTTCGACGCCAGTGCAGCCTGGCATGTGCATATCCATGAGCACCAAGTCAGGTTGAAACTGCATCAAGTGGGTCAGCACGTCTTGCGGTCTAGTGACGGCTTGCGACTCAATCCCCCCTTCGGTCAGCGTGCGACGAATCAATGCGCTGGCGGTTTTGGAGTCTTCCACGACCAGCACG is from Rhodoferax aquaticus and encodes:
- a CDS encoding diguanylate cyclase, with product MACSSVELQKKCDDLASKWQALVQAPVFDRFVEFAVASASTTEFFAANGLPGLKQSALGIEKLVLAVLDTWSGGPFPADAKLSLDGQMAELGARVLTYIQDHASTLLERREHQGVGLHASVAPPKTIRFVTHHPDHWAPLIGQTGYFNIQAQCCSLEHCLAARQEPSIVLVDAHGFSGSAFADAVHDLRERFSATRILGVSLAADFDAINTALRAGCDYCFSSETAHALVMERIVKLCNTEEEPIYRVLVVEDSKTASALIRRTLTEGGIESQAVTRPQDVLTHLMQFQPDLVLMDMHMPGCTGVEVTRVIRQHAEFLSIPVVYLSGETNVALQVDALRMGGDHFLTKPFNPVVLNAVVKSKIERYRSLRRTMYQDSLTGLLNHTSSKQQVDTAIRSALAQGTALCVAMVDIDYFKKVNDSYGHPAGDQVIRSLAWLLKQRLRKTDAVGRYGGEEFLVVLPGTSLAHARQFLDAIRADFSHISHPHDTGTFTNTFSCGIAQWHVGMVSDRVVKQADDALYDAKRSGRNQIKVCEPDF
- the bktB gene encoding beta-ketothiolase BktB; translated protein: MSREVVVVSAVRTAIGTFGGSLKDTPATDLAAHVVRESLARANVEGKDVGHVVFGHVVNTEPKDMYLSRVAAINGGCAQETPAYNVNRLCGSGLQAIVNASQSILLGDAEVAIGGGAENMSRAPFASLNMRWGARMGDTKMVDMMIGALHDPFHAIHMGVTAENIAAKWGISREEQDALAVESHQRAQKATAAGYFTSQITPVMLKSKKGEVAYATDEHFRPDCKLDDMSKLKPVFIKENGTVTAGNASGINDAAAAVVLMEKRVAQARGLKPLARLVAYAHAGVDPKYMGIGPVPASKLSLQKAGLTVHDLDVIEANEAFAAQACAVTKDLGLDPAKVNPNGSGISLGHPIGATGAVITVKALYELERINGRYALVTMCIGGGQGIAAIFERERQ